Proteins encoded in a region of the Scatophagus argus isolate fScaArg1 chromosome 1, fScaArg1.pri, whole genome shotgun sequence genome:
- the LOC124061304 gene encoding hyaluronan and proteoglycan link protein 3-like: MMMMIHCLQTLLLMGAQLILSGSALTAPTSPNNFFYHDFLSGNANKEIHFSGVRLHVDSAQSAVFAVRGGNTTLPCRFWYEPELSSQREVRVKWSWLPNAGGHETDVLVAIGSRSRSFGQFSGRVLLRQDFPGDAALVMTELQLNDTGRYRCEVVDGLEDRSTLVHLDLQGVVFPYQHPRGHYHLSFLGAQQACEEQDATLATFTQLFQAWKEGLNWCNAGWLADGTVQYPITRPRVPCGGRGLAPGVRSYGRRHLHLHRYDVFCFSSSLRGRVYYLQPSHKMNLTEAQRACQQYGAEIAKVGQLYAAWKFRGLDYCDAGWLADGSVRYPITRPRRNCGPSEPGVRSFGFPNPQHKHGVYCYKSHGE; encoded by the exons atgatgatgatgattcattGCCTCCAAACTCTGCTGTTGATGGGGGCTCAGCTGATCCTCTCTGGTTCAGCCCTGACTGCCCCCACAAGCCCAAACAACTTCTTCTACCACGACTTCCTCAGTGGAAATGCCAACAAAGAAA TTCATTTCAGTGGTGTGAGGCTCCATGTGGACTCTGCTCAGTCTGCAGTGTTTGCGGTCAGAGGGGGTAACACCACCTTGCCGTGCAGGTTTTGGTACGAGCCTGAGCTGAGCTCGCAGAGGGAGGTCCGGGTGAAGTGGTCCTGGCTGCCTAATGCTGGGGGACACGAGACGGACGTGCTGGTGGCTATTGGCTCACGCAGTCGAAGTTTTGGGCAGTTCAG CGGTCGTGTGCTGCTCAGGCAGGATTTCCCAGGAGATGCTGCACTCGTGATGACTGAGCTGCAGTTGAACGATACAGGCCGCTACCGCTGCGAGGTGGTGGACGGGCTGGAGGACAGGAGCACTTTAGTTCATCTGGACTTACAAG GTGTGGTGTTTCCCTACCAGCACCCTCGTGGTCACTACCACCTGAGCTTCCTGGGTGCCCAGCAGGCCTGCGAGGAGCAGGACGCCACACTGGCCACCTTCACACAGCTCTTCCAGGCCTGGAAGGAGGGCCTGAACTGGTGCAACGCAGGCTGGCTGGCTGATGGGACAGTCCAGTACCCCATCACCCGGCCCAGAGTGCCCTGCGGGGGCCGTGGTCTCGCCCCGGGGGTCCGGAGCTACGGCAGACGACACTTGCACCTTCATCGTTACGATGtcttctgcttctcctcttcacTCCGAG GGAGAGTCTACTATCTTCAGCCCTCTCACAAGATGAATCTGACTGAGGCTCAGCGGGCGTGTCAGCAGTACGGAGCAGAGATCGCAAAAGTCGGACAGCTCTACGCTGCCTGGAAATTCAGAGGGCTGGACTACTGTGACGCTGGCTGGCTGGCCGACGGAAGTGTCCGGTATCCCATCACCAGGCCAAGAAGAAACTGTGGTCCCTCTGAGCCGGGGGTGCGCAGCTTTGGCTTCCCAAATCCTCAGCACAAGCATGGAGTCTACTGCTACAAGTCACAtggtgaatga
- the LOC124061287 gene encoding EGF-like repeat and discoidin I-like domain-containing protein 3 isoform X2 — protein sequence MKRPGNVITATVTFTLLLCLFSVRGDYCEVNLCHNGGTCVTGVGDDPFICICSDGFGGDTCNLTETGPCSPNPCKNDGACEIIAPTRRGDVFNEYICRCQPGFEGVHCQINVNDCAVQPCNNGGTCRDLDGDYTCQCPSPYVGKQCQLRCISLLGMEGGAIVESQISASSVHYGILGLQRWGPELARLNNQGIVNAWTSAAHDRNPWIEINMQKKMRLTGIITQGASRMGAAEYIKAFKVASSFDGSAYTTYRVDGQRRDKVFVGNTDNDSTKTNLFEPPIVAQYIRIIPVVCRRACTLRMELVGCELNGCSEPLGMKSRLISDGQLSASSSFRTWGIDTFTWHPQFARLDKLGKTNAWSPAHNNRSEWIQVDLEKTKRLTGIITQGAKDFGVVQFVSVFKVAYSNDGESWKMVKEENTSNDKLFQGNTDNNTHKKNLFEPPFYARFVRVVPWEWHERITLRMELLGCDD from the exons GGGACTACTGTGAGGTAAATCTTTGCCATAATGGAGGAACGTGTGTGACAGGAGTAGGAGACGATCCGTTCATCTGTATCTGCTCAGATGGCTTCGGTGGAGACACCTGCAACCTGACAGAGACGG GACCCTGCAGTCCTAACCCCTGTAAGAACGACGGGGCATGCGAGATCATCGCTCCAACCCGACGGGGAGACGTTTTCAACGAGTACATCTGCAGGTGCCAGCCGGGCTTTGAGGGAGTGCACTGCCAGATCA ACGTGAATGACTGCGCCGTCCAGCCCTGCAACAATGGAGGGACATGCCGAGATCTTGATGGAGACTACACCTGCCAGTGTCCTTCACCGTATGTTGGAAAGCAGTGCCAGCTAC GTTGCATTTCTCTGctggggatggagggaggagcaATCGTGGAGTCCCAGATTTCAGCTTCCTCTGTGCACTACGGCATTCTCGGTCTTCAGCGCTGGGGCCCCGAGTTGGCTCGACTCAACAACCAAGGCATCGTCAATGCCTGGACGTCAGCCGCTCATGACAGGAACCCTTGGATTGAG ATTAACATGCAGAAGAAGATGCGTCTGACGGGCATCATCACTCAGGGCGCCAGTCGCATGGGCGCGGCTGAGTACATCAAGGCCTTTAAGGTGGCGAGCAGCTTTGATGGAAGCGCTTATACCACTTACAGAGTGGATGGCCAACGGAGGGACAAG GTCTTCGTGGGCAACACAGATAACGACAGCACAAAGACCAACCTTTTTGAGCCCCCCATCGTGGCCCAGTACATCCGCATCATCCCTGTGGTTTGCCGCAGGGCCTGCACGCTGCGTATGGAGCTGGTGGGCTGCGAACTCAatg GTTGCTCAGAGCCTCTGGGAATGAAGTCTCGCCTCATCTCAGACGGGCAGCTTTCAGCCTCCAGCTCTTTCCGCACATGGGGAATCGATACCTTCACATGGCACCCTCAGTTCGCCCGACTGGATAAGCTGGGAAAGACAAACGCTTGGTCTCCTGCCCACAACAACCGCTCGGAGTGGATCCAG GTGGACCTGGAGAAAACAAAGCGGCTCACAGGCATCATCACTCAGGGGGCAAAGGACTTCGGGGTGGTgcagtttgtgtcagtgttcaaAGTTGCTTACAGTAACGACGGAGAGTCATGGAAgatggtgaaggaggagaacaCCAGCAACGATAAG CTTTTCCAAGgcaacactgacaacaacaccCACAAGAAGAATCTGTTTGAGCCTCCGTTCTACGCCCGATTCGTCCGAGTCGTGCCCTGGGAGTGGCACGAGCGCATCACCCTACGCATGGAGCTGCTGGGCTGCGACGATTAA
- the LOC124061287 gene encoding EGF-like repeat and discoidin I-like domain-containing protein 3 isoform X1 codes for MKRPGNVITATVTFTLLLCLFSVRGDYCEVNLCHNGGTCVTGVGDDPFICICSDGFGGDTCNLTETGPCSPNPCKNDGACEIIAPTRRGDVFNEYICRCQPGFEGVHCQINVNDCAVQPCNNGGTCRDLDGDYTCQCPSPYVGKQCQLRCISLLGMEGGAIVESQISASSVHYGILGLQRWGPELARLNNQGIVNAWTSAAHDRNPWIEINMQKKMRLTGIITQGASRMGAAEYIKAFKVASSFDGSAYTTYRVDGQRRDKVFVGNTDNDSTKTNLFEPPIVAQYIRIIPVVCRRACTLRMELVGCELNVYSNTAGCSEPLGMKSRLISDGQLSASSSFRTWGIDTFTWHPQFARLDKLGKTNAWSPAHNNRSEWIQVDLEKTKRLTGIITQGAKDFGVVQFVSVFKVAYSNDGESWKMVKEENTSNDKLFQGNTDNNTHKKNLFEPPFYARFVRVVPWEWHERITLRMELLGCDD; via the exons GGGACTACTGTGAGGTAAATCTTTGCCATAATGGAGGAACGTGTGTGACAGGAGTAGGAGACGATCCGTTCATCTGTATCTGCTCAGATGGCTTCGGTGGAGACACCTGCAACCTGACAGAGACGG GACCCTGCAGTCCTAACCCCTGTAAGAACGACGGGGCATGCGAGATCATCGCTCCAACCCGACGGGGAGACGTTTTCAACGAGTACATCTGCAGGTGCCAGCCGGGCTTTGAGGGAGTGCACTGCCAGATCA ACGTGAATGACTGCGCCGTCCAGCCCTGCAACAATGGAGGGACATGCCGAGATCTTGATGGAGACTACACCTGCCAGTGTCCTTCACCGTATGTTGGAAAGCAGTGCCAGCTAC GTTGCATTTCTCTGctggggatggagggaggagcaATCGTGGAGTCCCAGATTTCAGCTTCCTCTGTGCACTACGGCATTCTCGGTCTTCAGCGCTGGGGCCCCGAGTTGGCTCGACTCAACAACCAAGGCATCGTCAATGCCTGGACGTCAGCCGCTCATGACAGGAACCCTTGGATTGAG ATTAACATGCAGAAGAAGATGCGTCTGACGGGCATCATCACTCAGGGCGCCAGTCGCATGGGCGCGGCTGAGTACATCAAGGCCTTTAAGGTGGCGAGCAGCTTTGATGGAAGCGCTTATACCACTTACAGAGTGGATGGCCAACGGAGGGACAAG GTCTTCGTGGGCAACACAGATAACGACAGCACAAAGACCAACCTTTTTGAGCCCCCCATCGTGGCCCAGTACATCCGCATCATCCCTGTGGTTTGCCGCAGGGCCTGCACGCTGCGTATGGAGCTGGTGGGCTGCGAACTCAatg TTTATTCAAACACGGCAGGTTGCTCAGAGCCTCTGGGAATGAAGTCTCGCCTCATCTCAGACGGGCAGCTTTCAGCCTCCAGCTCTTTCCGCACATGGGGAATCGATACCTTCACATGGCACCCTCAGTTCGCCCGACTGGATAAGCTGGGAAAGACAAACGCTTGGTCTCCTGCCCACAACAACCGCTCGGAGTGGATCCAG GTGGACCTGGAGAAAACAAAGCGGCTCACAGGCATCATCACTCAGGGGGCAAAGGACTTCGGGGTGGTgcagtttgtgtcagtgttcaaAGTTGCTTACAGTAACGACGGAGAGTCATGGAAgatggtgaaggaggagaacaCCAGCAACGATAAG CTTTTCCAAGgcaacactgacaacaacaccCACAAGAAGAATCTGTTTGAGCCTCCGTTCTACGCCCGATTCGTCCGAGTCGTGCCCTGGGAGTGGCACGAGCGCATCACCCTACGCATGGAGCTGCTGGGCTGCGACGATTAA